One window from the genome of Trabulsiella odontotermitis encodes:
- the uspC gene encoding universal stress protein UspC, with translation MPYSHLLVAVAPTPESRILVDKAVSIARPVQAKISLITFTADPEMYNQLAAPMMENLRELMQEETKEFLAELIQHMDYPVEETVIASGELGEHVRHFCQKKKVDLVLCGNHNKSFFSRATCSAKTVVGNSGVDVLLISLEKAQAK, from the coding sequence ATGCCGTACTCGCACCTTTTAGTCGCCGTCGCCCCGACGCCAGAAAGCCGTATTCTTGTGGACAAGGCGGTGTCCATCGCCCGTCCTGTGCAGGCCAAAATCAGCCTGATCACATTTACCGCTGACCCGGAAATGTACAATCAGCTTGCGGCACCGATGATGGAAAATCTGCGTGAGCTGATGCAGGAAGAAACCAAGGAATTTCTGGCTGAATTGATTCAGCACATGGATTATCCGGTCGAAGAAACGGTTATCGCCTCCGGGGAATTAGGCGAACACGTCAGGCATTTTTGCCAGAAGAAAAAAGTTGATCTGGTACTCTGCGGTAATCACAACAAGAGCTTTTTCTCCCGCGCGACCTGTTCGGCGAAAACCGTGGTGGGCAACAGTGGCGTCGATGTGCTGTTGATCTCGCTGGAAAAAGCGCAGGCGAAATGA
- the otsA gene encoding alpha,alpha-trehalose-phosphate synthase → MSRLVVVSNRVASPDDKKGSAGGLAVGVLGALKSTGGLWFGWSGETGDEDAPLKKVTRGNITWASFNLSEESHDLYYNQFSNAVLWPAFHYRLDLVDFQRDAWEGYQRVNSLIADKLLPLIEPDDILWIHDYHLLPFASELRKRGVNNRIGFFLHIPFPTPEIFNALPPHAELLEQLCDYDLLGFQTENDRLAFLECIKVQTRLTTHEDHSHRAWGKAFSTEVYPIGIEPKEIARQASGPLPPKLAQLKAELKGLKNIFSVERLDYSKGLPERFLAYETLLEKYPQHHGKIRYTQIAPTSRGDVQAYQDIRHQLETAAGRINGQYGQLGWTPLYYLNQHFDRKLLMKVFRYSDVGLVTPLRDGMNLVAKEFVAAQDPANPGVLVLSQFAGAANELTSALIVNPYDRDDVAAALDRALSMPLAERIARHAEMEAVIRENDIDHWQERFISDLKQITPRSEESRLRDKVATFPKLA, encoded by the coding sequence ATGAGTCGCTTAGTCGTAGTATCTAATCGTGTCGCGTCGCCAGACGATAAAAAAGGCAGCGCCGGTGGCCTTGCGGTCGGCGTGCTTGGTGCCCTGAAATCTACCGGGGGATTATGGTTTGGCTGGAGTGGCGAAACGGGCGATGAAGACGCGCCGCTAAAAAAGGTGACACGCGGTAACATTACCTGGGCGTCATTCAATCTTAGCGAGGAGAGTCACGATCTTTATTACAACCAGTTCTCCAACGCCGTGCTGTGGCCCGCGTTTCACTATCGTCTGGATCTGGTCGATTTTCAGCGTGACGCCTGGGAAGGGTATCAGCGGGTCAATTCGCTGATTGCCGATAAACTGTTGCCGCTGATTGAGCCGGACGACATTCTGTGGATCCACGATTATCATCTGTTGCCTTTCGCCAGCGAGTTGCGAAAGCGTGGTGTGAACAACCGTATCGGTTTCTTTTTACATATCCCGTTCCCGACACCGGAAATCTTTAACGCGCTGCCGCCCCACGCCGAACTGCTGGAGCAGCTTTGTGATTACGACCTGCTCGGTTTCCAGACCGAAAACGACCGCCTGGCTTTTCTTGAGTGTATAAAAGTGCAGACGCGTCTGACGACGCATGAAGACCACTCGCACAGAGCATGGGGGAAAGCGTTCAGCACTGAGGTCTATCCGATTGGCATCGAGCCGAAGGAGATTGCCCGCCAGGCAAGCGGTCCGCTGCCGCCGAAGCTGGCGCAGCTGAAGGCTGAGCTGAAAGGGCTCAAAAACATCTTCTCCGTCGAACGTCTGGATTACTCAAAAGGGCTGCCTGAACGTTTTCTGGCTTACGAGACGCTGCTGGAGAAGTATCCGCAACATCACGGTAAGATCCGCTATACGCAGATTGCGCCCACCTCACGCGGCGACGTGCAAGCCTACCAGGATATTCGTCATCAACTGGAAACGGCCGCCGGGCGTATTAACGGTCAGTACGGGCAGCTTGGCTGGACGCCGCTGTATTACCTGAATCAGCACTTCGATCGCAAGTTGTTAATGAAGGTGTTCCGCTACTCTGACGTTGGTCTGGTGACGCCGCTGCGAGACGGCATGAATCTGGTGGCGAAAGAATTTGTGGCGGCACAGGACCCGGCTAACCCTGGTGTGCTGGTGCTGTCGCAATTTGCCGGTGCGGCCAACGAACTGACCTCGGCGCTGATTGTTAATCCATACGATCGCGATGACGTCGCGGCCGCGCTCGACAGGGCATTATCAATGCCGCTTGCTGAGCGTATCGCCCGTCATGCCGAAATGGAGGCGGTGATCAGAGAAAATGACATTGACCACTGGCAGGAACGCTTTATTAGCGACCTAAAGCAGATCACGCCGCGCAGTGAAGAGAGCCGCCTGCGCGACAAAGTGGCGACGTTTCCGAAACTGGCCTGA
- the otsB gene encoding trehalose-phosphatase has translation MDKLLTVPPDLTGNLAFFFDLDGTLAEIKPHPDQVAIPTDVRLSLHQLAEQQNGAVALISGRSMDELDALVEPWRFPLAGVHGAERRDINDQRHILTLPASLVSTLEETLRQALASLQGSELESKGMAFALHYRRAPQHEAAIIDLAQDIVARHPQLALQPGKCVVEIKPKGVNKGAAIAAFLQEAPFIGRQPVFVGDDLTDESGFDVVNKLGGVSVKVGEGETLAKCRLASVPHVHQWLKTVVDTQQHTLTDRRDGYESLSRSI, from the coding sequence GTGGATAAACTGCTCACAGTACCGCCTGATCTGACTGGAAATCTGGCATTTTTCTTTGACCTTGATGGAACGCTTGCAGAGATTAAACCCCATCCTGACCAGGTTGCTATTCCCACCGACGTTCGCCTTTCGCTGCATCAGCTTGCTGAACAGCAAAATGGTGCCGTAGCATTGATTTCAGGGCGCTCAATGGACGAGCTGGACGCGCTCGTCGAACCCTGGCGTTTCCCGCTTGCCGGTGTTCACGGGGCGGAACGCCGTGATATCAATGATCAGCGGCATATTCTGACCCTTCCAGCCTCGCTGGTCAGCACGCTTGAGGAAACCCTCAGGCAGGCGCTGGCGTCGCTGCAGGGCAGCGAACTTGAAAGCAAGGGGATGGCATTCGCACTGCACTACCGCCGCGCCCCGCAACACGAGGCGGCGATTATCGACCTGGCGCAGGACATTGTGGCGCGCCACCCGCAACTGGCGTTACAGCCGGGGAAATGCGTGGTGGAGATTAAACCCAAAGGCGTTAATAAAGGTGCGGCCATTGCGGCCTTTTTACAGGAAGCGCCCTTTATCGGTCGTCAGCCGGTGTTTGTTGGCGATGACCTGACCGATGAGAGCGGTTTTGATGTGGTGAATAAACTGGGGGGAGTTTCAGTGAAAGTGGGCGAGGGGGAGACGCTGGCGAAATGTCGCCTGGCGAGTGTCCCGCACGTTCATCAATGGCTGAAAACCGTGGTGGATACCCAGCAACATACGCTAACTGACAGGAGGGATGGCTATGAGTCGCTTAGTCGTAGTATCTAA
- the araH gene encoding arabinose ABC transporter permease AraH codes for MSSVTTSGATQKSFSFGRIWDQYGMLVVFAALFIACAIFVPNFATFINMKGLGLAISMSGMVACGMLFCLASGDFDLSVASVIACAGVTTAVVINMTESLWIGVFAGLMLGVLSGLVNGFVIARLKINALITTLATMQIVRGLAYIISDGKAVGIEDERFFTLGYANWFGLPAPIWLTVVCLVIFGLLLNKTTFGRNTLAIGGNEEAARLAGVPVVRTKIIIFVLSGLVSAAAGIILASRMTSGQPMTSIGYELIVISACVLGGVSLKGGIGKISYVVAGVLILGTVENAMNLLNISPFSQYVVRGLILLAAVIFDRYKQKAKRTA; via the coding sequence ATGTCATCTGTTACTACATCCGGCGCAACCCAGAAGTCGTTCAGCTTTGGCCGCATCTGGGATCAGTACGGCATGCTGGTGGTGTTCGCCGCCCTGTTTATCGCCTGTGCGATTTTTGTGCCTAACTTCGCCACGTTCATTAATATGAAAGGGTTGGGACTGGCGATCTCCATGTCCGGCATGGTAGCGTGCGGCATGCTGTTTTGCCTCGCCTCCGGTGATTTCGACCTGTCCGTCGCTTCGGTGATTGCCTGTGCCGGGGTCACCACGGCGGTGGTGATTAATATGACCGAGAGCCTGTGGATTGGCGTTTTTGCCGGGCTGATGCTCGGTGTGCTGAGCGGCCTGGTCAATGGTTTTGTCATCGCCCGACTGAAAATCAACGCCCTGATCACCACACTTGCTACCATGCAAATTGTCCGCGGTCTGGCCTATATTATTTCCGATGGGAAAGCGGTGGGTATTGAGGATGAGCGTTTCTTTACCCTGGGCTATGCCAACTGGTTCGGTTTGCCGGCACCCATCTGGCTGACGGTCGTATGTCTGGTGATCTTTGGTCTGCTGCTCAACAAAACCACCTTTGGCCGCAATACGCTGGCGATTGGTGGTAATGAAGAAGCGGCGCGACTTGCCGGGGTGCCGGTGGTGCGCACCAAGATCATCATCTTTGTGCTCTCCGGGCTGGTGTCGGCGGCGGCGGGTATCATTCTCGCGTCGCGTATGACCAGCGGCCAGCCAATGACCTCAATTGGTTATGAGCTGATCGTTATCTCGGCCTGTGTATTGGGTGGCGTTTCTCTGAAAGGCGGGATTGGGAAAATCTCGTATGTGGTCGCCGGGGTTCTGATTCTGGGGACAGTAGAGAACGCGATGAACCTGCTGAACATCTCGCCATTCTCGCAGTATGTAGTGCGCGGTCTGATACTGCTGGCGGCGGTGATCTTCGACCGTTACAAACAAAAAGCGAAGCGTACGGCGTAG